A single region of the Blattabacterium sp. (Cryptocercus kyebangensis) genome encodes:
- the atpB gene encoding F0F1 ATP synthase subunit A, whose protein sequence is MGLNKLVVYYLFILIFFSFIHVNLFAKEKKNIDVSKTIIEHISDSHEWNIVGEENFSLPIFLWDNGLEFFFSSQFSHGKVVKGKYGNYKMFKEKIYKTDSIGNLYMDSKGYPKNDKPLDFSITKNVVSIFISFILLCFIFIKMGKSYENNQIKWSLGIFLEFLILFIRDEIVIPNIGEKKYKIYFPFLLTIFFFILINNLIGMLPGFPNVTGNISITFVLSIITFIITYIKANKSYWKHTFWMPNVPIGIKLLLAPIEFLGIFIRPLTLCIRLFANITAGHIVILSFICLIFIFKSFFIAGFSIIFGFFISLLEIMVSFLQAFIFTTLSALLIGITVKNYECKMK, encoded by the coding sequence ATGGGGTTAAACAAATTAGTAGTATATTATTTATTCATCCTTATTTTTTTTAGTTTTATTCATGTGAATCTTTTCGCAAAAGAAAAAAAAAATATTGATGTATCTAAAACAATTATTGAACATATCAGCGATTCTCATGAATGGAATATTGTTGGGGAAGAAAATTTTTCTTTGCCTATATTTTTGTGGGATAATGGTTTGGAATTTTTTTTTTCTTCTCAATTTTCTCATGGAAAAGTAGTAAAAGGAAAATATGGAAATTATAAAATGTTTAAAGAAAAAATATATAAAACCGATTCTATTGGAAATTTATATATGGATTCAAAAGGTTATCCAAAAAATGATAAACCATTGGATTTTTCTATTACAAAAAATGTAGTATCCATTTTTATTTCCTTTATTCTATTATGCTTTATTTTTATAAAAATGGGGAAAAGCTACGAAAATAATCAAATAAAATGGAGTTTAGGAATTTTTTTAGAATTCTTAATACTATTTATTCGTGATGAAATTGTTATTCCAAATATTGGGGAAAAAAAATATAAAATTTATTTTCCTTTTTTGTTGACTATATTTTTTTTTATATTGATTAACAATTTAATAGGTATGCTACCAGGATTTCCAAATGTTACAGGGAACATAAGTATTACGTTTGTTTTATCTATCATCACTTTTATAATAACCTATATTAAGGCTAATAAAAGTTATTGGAAACATACTTTTTGGATGCCCAATGTCCCTATAGGAATAAAATTATTATTAGCTCCAATAGAATTTTTGGGTATTTTCATTCGTCCGTTAACTTTATGTATTCGTTTATTTGCTAATATTACTGCTGGACATATTGTTATTTTAAGTTTTATTTGTCTTATTTTTATTTTTAAAAGTTTTTTTATTGCTGGTTTTTCCATTATTTTCGGTTTTTTTATTTCCCTTTTAGAAATTATGGTTTCTTTTTTGCAAGCTTTTATTTTTACAACTTTATCTGCTTTGCTTATAGGAATCACCGTAAAGAATTATGAATGTAAAATGAAATAA
- the cysS gene encoding cysteine--tRNA ligase has protein sequence MNIEERKNIRSHIRIYNSLTRKKELFQPIHKEYVGIYVCGPTVYNHLHLGNCRTFILFDLVFRYLKHLGYKVRYVRNITDVGHLENEKDNGEDKILKKSRIEGLEPMEIVQKYTISFHYILNLFNTLPPSIEPTATGHIIEQIDIIQKLIEKNLAYEKNGSIYFNMKKYRKSYSYGILSHNKTDKLFSKQKKFLEEKHCFQDFSLWKRAKKNHIMNWNSPWGKGFPGWHIECTTMSTKYLGEIFDIHGGGMDLKFPHHECELAQAVGVYNNKLANYWMHTNMLTLNDKKMSKSTGNYLSLKDLISKFRKKTFHPTIIRFFILKSHYRSILNFSNKGLIDAEKGYYRLMNGIQKLNFCYSHNNKNNSFIFNVPKWIKKCYEAINDDFNTPLLISYLFEVTHIINSSFINENDMDTIHLLKKYMNYFIFDILGIQIFEKDFLEGSSKKLKRITERLIKIRTEERKKKNWFLSDQIRNELSYIGIFLHDDKII, from the coding sequence ATGAATATAGAAGAAAGAAAAAATATACGAAGTCATATAAGAATATATAATTCTTTAACTAGAAAAAAAGAATTATTTCAACCTATTCATAAAGAATATGTGGGGATTTATGTTTGTGGACCTACAGTTTATAATCATCTACATTTAGGAAATTGTAGAACCTTCATTTTGTTTGATTTAGTTTTTCGTTATTTAAAACATTTAGGTTATAAAGTTCGTTATGTAAGAAATATCACAGATGTAGGGCATTTAGAAAATGAAAAAGATAACGGAGAGGATAAAATTTTAAAAAAATCTCGTATAGAAGGACTTGAACCTATGGAAATTGTCCAAAAATATACTATTTCTTTTCATTACATCTTAAATCTTTTCAATACTTTACCTCCAAGTATTGAACCTACTGCCACTGGTCATATTATAGAACAAATTGATATAATTCAAAAATTGATTGAAAAGAATTTAGCATATGAAAAAAATGGATCTATTTATTTTAATATGAAAAAGTATAGGAAATCTTATTCTTATGGAATATTAAGTCATAATAAAACAGATAAACTATTTAGTAAACAAAAAAAATTTTTAGAAGAAAAACATTGTTTTCAAGATTTTTCTCTTTGGAAAAGAGCAAAAAAAAATCATATTATGAATTGGAATTCTCCATGGGGAAAAGGATTTCCAGGTTGGCATATTGAATGTACTACTATGAGTACAAAATATTTAGGAGAAATTTTTGATATCCATGGTGGAGGGATGGATCTTAAATTTCCACATCATGAATGTGAATTAGCACAGGCTGTAGGTGTTTATAATAATAAACTTGCAAATTATTGGATGCATACAAATATGTTAACATTAAATGATAAAAAAATGAGTAAATCAACAGGAAATTATTTATCATTAAAAGATTTGATTTCCAAATTTCGTAAAAAAACTTTTCATCCAACTATTATTCGTTTTTTTATTTTGAAATCTCATTATCGTAGTATTTTAAATTTTTCTAACAAAGGGCTTATAGATGCCGAAAAAGGATATTATCGTTTAATGAATGGAATACAAAAATTAAATTTTTGTTATTCTCATAATAACAAAAATAATAGTTTCATATTTAATGTTCCTAAATGGATAAAAAAATGTTATGAAGCGATAAATGATGATTTTAATACTCCATTATTAATTTCTTATCTATTTGAAGTAACTCATATCATTAATTCTTCTTTTATAAATGAAAATGATATGGATACTATTCATTTATTGAAAAAATATATGAATTATTTTATTTTTGATATCCTGGGTATTCAAATTTTTGAAAAGGATTTTTTAGAAGGATCTTCTAAAAAATTAAAAAGGATTACTGAAAGATTAATAAAAATTCGCACAGAAGAAAGAAAAAAGAAAAATTGGTTTCTTTCAGATCAAATTCGAAATGAACTATCTTATATAGGGATTTTCTTACATGATGATAAAATTATTTAA
- the folE gene encoding GTP cyclohydrolase I FolE, whose translation MMEEKHKKFLEKKIKKTIFSLEDHETPLRNDAFIMSDEEKISKIEKHFFHIMEILGLNMNDDSLRRTPKRVAKMFIQEIFSGLNPKTYPKVSTFENKYRYNQMLIEKNITIYSTCEHHFLPIVGKAHVGYISNGKVIGLSKINRIVNYYAKRPQVQERLTMQIVKSLQKILDTKNVACVIDAKHLCVNSRGIRDINTKTITTKLIGIFKKNSEIRKEFFHYIGIP comes from the coding sequence ATGATGGAAGAAAAACATAAAAAATTTTTAGAAAAAAAAATAAAGAAAACTATTTTTTCTTTAGAAGATCATGAGACTCCATTACGTAACGATGCCTTTATTATGAGCGACGAAGAAAAAATTTCTAAAATAGAAAAACATTTTTTCCATATTATGGAAATATTAGGATTGAATATGAATGATGATAGTTTACGTAGGACCCCTAAACGTGTAGCAAAAATGTTTATACAAGAAATATTTAGCGGTCTTAATCCAAAAACTTACCCTAAGGTATCTACCTTTGAAAATAAATATCGATATAACCAAATGTTAATAGAAAAAAATATTACGATTTATTCTACATGCGAACATCATTTTCTTCCTATTGTTGGAAAAGCTCACGTTGGTTATATTTCCAATGGAAAAGTGATAGGTCTTTCTAAAATTAATAGAATAGTAAATTACTATGCAAAAAGACCACAAGTTCAAGAACGTTTAACAATGCAAATCGTAAAATCTTTACAAAAAATATTAGATACAAAAAATGTTGCTTGTGTTATAGATGCAAAACATTTATGCGTAAATTCTCGCGGAATTCGAGATATAAATACCAAAACTATTACTACTAAATTAATAGGGATATTTAAAAAAAACTCGGAAATTCGAAAAGAATTTTTCCATTATATTGGAATTCCATAA
- the nadE gene encoding NAD(+) synthase yields MINAKKVIEYVISWLRKYIKKSQSNGFIIGLSGGIDSSVTSMLVAMTQYPTLTLEMPILEKDKNLLSQKHAIFLKSKFLNVHHLKKDLSSLYLSFFHTVDDTSKKRNKTLLALANTKSRIRMITLYYYANINNYLVVGTGNKIEDFGVGFFTKYGDGGVDIHPIADLTKSEIRLLAKELKILDCIQKAKPTDGLWDDQRSDEDQLEATYEELEWAMKITEEEKKFFNYDIFKEREKNVMQKYKTLHQKNMHKIIPIPICKIPYILKKN; encoded by the coding sequence ATGATAAATGCAAAAAAAGTAATTGAATATGTTATATCCTGGCTAAGAAAATATATAAAAAAATCTCAATCAAATGGATTTATTATTGGTCTATCTGGGGGGATAGATTCATCTGTAACATCTATGTTAGTAGCTATGACCCAGTATCCAACTTTAACATTAGAAATGCCTATCCTAGAAAAGGATAAAAATTTATTATCTCAAAAACATGCAATTTTTTTAAAATCCAAATTTTTAAATGTTCATCATCTAAAAAAAGACCTATCTTCTCTATATTTATCTTTTTTTCATACAGTAGACGATACTTCTAAAAAAAGAAATAAAACTCTACTTGCCCTAGCAAATACCAAATCTCGTATTCGTATGATAACTTTATACTACTATGCCAATATAAATAATTATTTAGTAGTAGGAACTGGAAACAAAATAGAAGATTTTGGAGTTGGATTTTTTACAAAATATGGAGATGGAGGAGTAGATATCCATCCCATAGCGGATTTAACAAAAAGTGAAATACGTCTTTTAGCTAAAGAATTAAAAATTCTTGATTGTATACAAAAAGCAAAACCTACGGATGGATTATGGGATGATCAAAGATCTGATGAAGATCAGTTAGAAGCCACTTATGAAGAATTGGAATGGGCCATGAAAATCACAGAAGAGGAAAAAAAATTTTTCAATTATGATATTTTTAAGGAAAGAGAAAAAAATGTAATGCAAAAATATAAAACTTTACATCAAAAAAATATGCATAAAATTATTCCTATTCCTATCTGTAAGATCCCTTATATTCTTAAAAAAAATTGA
- the tsaB gene encoding tRNA (adenosine(37)-N6)-threonylcarbamoyltransferase complex dimerization subunit type 1 TsaB, with protein sequence MSLILNLETSTKNCSVSVSKNGECITSVEERSDKYLHSEKLHTFIQYAIKISKIDINDLQSVCVSQGPGSYTSLRIGISAAKGLCYSLGVPLLSLDSLTIMSQKIDIKDGFLIPMIHAKSDFFYTSLFNRLKKRLCPISIKNLNDKYFRLITKNKKVYFFGNVNFQEKEKNLFTDYFHFFSHIYPSAMDMAFLSYVKFCNKKFNNIEDFIPFYL encoded by the coding sequence ATGTCCTTAATTCTTAATTTAGAAACTTCTACAAAAAATTGTTCGGTTAGTGTTTCCAAAAATGGAGAATGTATTACCTCTGTAGAAGAACGTTCGGATAAATATCTTCATTCAGAAAAATTACATACATTTATACAATATGCTATAAAAATTTCTAAAATTGATATAAATGATTTGCAATCAGTTTGTGTTAGCCAAGGTCCTGGTTCATACACTTCACTAAGAATAGGAATATCTGCTGCTAAAGGTTTGTGTTACTCATTAGGAGTTCCTTTATTATCGTTGGATTCATTAACAATTATGAGTCAAAAGATAGATATAAAAGATGGATTTTTAATACCTATGATACATGCAAAATCCGATTTTTTTTATACATCCTTATTTAATAGATTAAAAAAAAGGTTGTGTCCTATCTCTATAAAGAATTTAAATGATAAATATTTCAGATTAATCACAAAAAATAAAAAAGTATATTTTTTTGGAAATGTAAATTTTCAAGAAAAAGAAAAGAATTTATTTACAGATTATTTTCATTTTTTTTCTCATATTTATCCCTCTGCAATGGATATGGCCTTTCTTTCTTATGTTAAATTTTGTAATAAAAAGTTCAATAATATTGAAGATTTTATTCCTTTTTATTTATGA
- the hemC gene encoding hydroxymethylbilane synthase has protein sequence MNRIIRIGTRNSPLAVYQAREVQTFLRKKGYSSRLFFIKSEGDLIQNIPIHKLKKSGVFTRKITQVMLSGVIDIAVHSLKDVPTKLPEEIVLSAYLKRGSFSDLLVYKGSNNFLLDSNIHAIIATGSLRRGAFWRNRYPNNTIVDLRGNINTRLKKLRENYWKGALFAKIGLERLGILHNLDGLNFQVLNWMIPSPGQGTIVVSTLKNNDFIHHLTEKLDDKETRLSANIERQFLRTLECGCMTPIGAHAVIKNKITYFTGVLFSLDGMQKIQKTKIGSHNDLIGIECAKEILKEGGMEILQKIREKNISK, from the coding sequence TTGAATAGAATTATTAGAATTGGAACAAGAAATAGTCCACTAGCCGTTTATCAAGCTAGAGAAGTTCAAACTTTTCTTCGTAAAAAAGGTTATTCTTCTCGTTTATTTTTTATAAAATCTGAAGGAGATTTAATTCAAAATATTCCTATTCATAAATTAAAAAAATCAGGTGTTTTTACTAGAAAAATTACTCAGGTAATGCTTTCAGGAGTAATTGATATTGCGGTGCATTCTTTAAAAGATGTTCCAACTAAATTACCAGAAGAAATAGTTCTTTCTGCTTATTTAAAAAGAGGGAGTTTTTCTGATTTATTAGTATATAAAGGATCCAATAATTTTTTATTAGATTCAAATATCCATGCCATTATTGCTACTGGAAGTCTTAGGAGGGGAGCTTTTTGGAGAAATCGTTATCCAAATAATACTATTGTAGATTTAAGAGGGAATATAAATACTAGATTAAAAAAATTACGTGAAAATTATTGGAAAGGAGCTCTTTTTGCAAAGATAGGATTGGAACGTTTGGGAATATTACATAATTTAGATGGATTAAATTTTCAAGTATTAAATTGGATGATCCCTTCTCCTGGACAAGGAACTATTGTTGTTTCTACATTGAAAAATAATGATTTTATCCACCATTTAACTGAAAAATTAGACGATAAGGAAACTAGATTATCTGCAAATATAGAACGTCAGTTTTTGAGAACTTTAGAATGTGGATGTATGACTCCAATAGGTGCTCATGCGGTTATTAAAAACAAAATTACTTATTTTACAGGAGTGTTGTTTAGTTTAGATGGTATGCAAAAAATACAAAAAACAAAAATAGGATCTCATAATGATCTTATTGGAATTGAGTGCGCTAAGGAAATATTAAAAGAAGGGGGAATGGAAATTTTACAAAAGATAAGGGAAAAAAATATTTCAAAATAA
- a CDS encoding TrkH family potassium uptake protein: protein MIQIKFRKLLPLLTPIIFLYIIISLGWKTSINPFFNIGILIGMILILSFFHFFILFEKTLDKGYQSMIFLSFFVFIPSILFSIGKIFFYENEKITDVRGILLVSLTIYILIRVTYFMRKIYVRIHNPVFIFITSFVFLSFLGSVLLMLPSSTVKKISFIDALFTSTSAVCVTGLGVLDTSKDFTHLGKVIILTLVELGGLGILTVTSFFSYFFRDGFSFREGIYIRNFLNTKTTSNVLFLAVKVVLLTLIVEMVGALLIYFSIKNERDIIESDSPLFFSIFHSISAFCNGGFSTLSKGLYSESVRFNYLLQFIIACLLILGGIGFNILFNFFTYVWLTFKKYFYKIFKDEYFRYPVHIFTLNTKIVLFTTFFLLFFGTIFYYISEYHYSLSEHSSIIGKCTVSFFSSATSRTAGFQVLDMQRWTPFTILFTIFLMWVGASPASTGGGIKTSTFALALMNIISLSIGKDRLEIQRKEISSKSVRLAFAIIILSLIIIYISILIILFLDPKKDILSISFEAFSAFSTVGLSLGITPNLSNGSKLVLIILMLLGRIGVLNIMIGLLKRNRINSSYYYQYPQGYILIN from the coding sequence ATGATCCAAATTAAGTTCCGAAAATTATTACCATTATTGACTCCAATTATATTTTTGTATATAATTATTTCTTTAGGATGGAAAACTTCCATAAATCCTTTTTTTAATATAGGAATACTTATTGGAATGATATTAATATTAAGTTTTTTCCATTTTTTTATCCTTTTTGAAAAAACATTGGATAAAGGATATCAATCTATGATATTTTTATCTTTTTTCGTTTTTATTCCCTCTATACTATTTTCTATTGGAAAAATTTTTTTTTATGAAAACGAAAAAATTACAGATGTAAGAGGAATTCTATTAGTTAGTTTAACTATATATATATTAATTCGTGTTACCTATTTTATGCGAAAAATATACGTAAGAATTCATAATCCTGTTTTTATTTTTATTACCAGTTTTGTTTTTCTATCTTTTTTAGGATCTGTATTGCTTATGCTTCCATCATCAACCGTTAAGAAAATATCATTTATAGATGCTTTATTTACTTCTACTAGTGCTGTATGTGTTACTGGATTAGGAGTATTAGATACATCCAAAGATTTTACCCATTTAGGAAAAGTTATTATTCTAACTTTAGTAGAACTTGGAGGATTAGGAATTTTAACCGTTACTTCTTTTTTTAGTTATTTTTTTAGGGATGGTTTTTCTTTTAGGGAGGGAATTTATATAAGAAATTTTTTGAATACAAAGACTACAAGTAATGTTCTTTTTTTAGCCGTAAAAGTAGTTTTACTTACTTTAATAGTAGAAATGGTAGGTGCTTTATTAATCTATTTTTCTATTAAGAACGAAAGGGATATTATCGAATCTGATAGTCCTTTATTTTTTTCTATTTTTCATTCTATATCTGCTTTTTGTAATGGAGGATTTTCTACTCTTAGTAAAGGTCTTTATTCTGAATCTGTAAGATTTAATTATTTATTACAATTTATTATTGCATGTTTATTAATATTGGGTGGGATAGGATTTAATATTTTATTTAATTTTTTTACATATGTATGGTTAACTTTTAAAAAATATTTTTATAAAATTTTTAAAGATGAATATTTTAGATATCCTGTACATATTTTCACTTTAAATACAAAAATTGTTTTATTTACAACCTTTTTTTTACTTTTTTTTGGAACTATTTTTTATTATATAAGCGAATATCATTACTCTCTTTCAGAACATTCTTCTATTATTGGAAAGTGTACTGTTTCATTTTTTTCTTCTGCGACATCTAGAACAGCTGGATTTCAAGTATTGGATATGCAAAGATGGACTCCATTCACTATATTATTTACTATTTTTTTGATGTGGGTTGGTGCTTCTCCAGCTTCTACAGGTGGAGGAATTAAGACAAGTACTTTTGCATTAGCATTAATGAACATTATTTCTTTATCTATAGGAAAAGATAGATTAGAAATTCAAAGAAAAGAAATTTCTTCAAAATCTGTTAGACTTGCTTTTGCAATTATAATATTATCTCTTATTATCATATATATAAGTATTTTGATTATTCTTTTTTTAGATCCAAAAAAAGATATTTTATCCATTTCTTTTGAAGCTTTCTCGGCTTTTTCAACAGTAGGATTATCTTTAGGAATTACTCCTAATTTATCCAATGGAAGTAAGTTAGTTTTAATTATTTTGATGTTATTAGGAAGAATAGGCGTTTTGAATATTATGATAGGATTGTTAAAAAGAAATCGAATCAATTCTTCTTATTATTATCAATATCCTCAAGGATACATTCTCATCAATTAA
- a CDS encoding potassium channel family protein yields MKIIIIGLGNFGRSLALNLTDNGHEVFGVDHKMEKVDLLKDHIADVVCMDANNEAAYKVLPIQQADLGIVAIGENEGSSIVTTAILKKYKNLRIVSRSLSEIHDTILEAMGINDVIHPEQDAAFRLTKQISFNYALDYFRVDNKHSIAEVFSPCSFSGKSVKSLKLTQKYSVSLITVIREIKNSISSNGKSKKKVIGLVTGDTILQKGDILTLFGSNKSIMNFLKDKVTNHD; encoded by the coding sequence ATGAAAATTATAATTATTGGTTTAGGAAATTTTGGGAGATCTTTAGCTCTTAATTTAACAGATAACGGACATGAAGTTTTTGGAGTAGACCATAAAATGGAAAAAGTAGACTTATTAAAAGATCATATAGCAGATGTAGTTTGTATGGATGCTAATAACGAAGCTGCTTATAAAGTATTGCCTATACAACAAGCTGACTTGGGAATTGTTGCTATTGGAGAAAATGAAGGATCTTCAATAGTAACTACGGCTATATTAAAAAAATATAAAAATCTTAGAATAGTCAGTAGATCTTTATCAGAGATACATGATACTATATTAGAGGCTATGGGAATTAATGATGTAATTCATCCGGAACAAGACGCAGCTTTTCGGTTGACAAAACAAATATCTTTTAATTATGCTTTAGATTATTTTAGAGTAGACAATAAACATTCTATTGCAGAAGTTTTTTCTCCATGTTCCTTTAGTGGAAAATCGGTTAAAAGTCTTAAATTAACACAAAAATATTCTGTTTCCTTAATTACTGTAATACGAGAAATTAAAAATTCTATTTCTTCCAATGGAAAATCTAAAAAAAAAGTTATAGGATTAGTGACTGGGGATACTATTTTACAAAAAGGAGATATATTGACTCTTTTTGGATCTAATAAATCTATAATGAATTTTTTAAAAGATAAAGTAACAAATCATGATTAA
- a CDS encoding c-type cytochrome — protein MNNKYFYVILLFLFIFINGSLNSCWFDKSKPNRVYMPDMYYSDAYEPYSEPYPNYKKTVRKIKISLFLKEKTSSLLPVKGTIPRNSYEILSYIRKKNKEYNTFSKKEKNEDKYKKNIEDGEKLYKINCSICHGDNGDGQGILVKNEKIFGIPNYKDRDLTIGSIYHVITYGKNNMSSYASQLNESDRWKLSEYVMYLKKINR, from the coding sequence ATGAATAATAAATATTTTTATGTTATTTTACTTTTTTTATTTATATTTATTAATGGATCATTGAATTCCTGTTGGTTTGATAAATCAAAACCCAATAGAGTATATATGCCAGATATGTACTATTCGGATGCTTATGAACCTTATTCAGAACCATACCCTAATTACAAAAAAACTGTTAGAAAAATTAAAATTTCTCTTTTTTTAAAAGAAAAAACTTCCTCTCTTTTACCAGTGAAAGGAACTATTCCAAGAAATTCTTATGAAATTCTTTCTTACATAAGAAAAAAAAATAAGGAATATAATACTTTTTCAAAAAAAGAAAAAAACGAGGATAAATACAAGAAAAACATAGAAGATGGAGAAAAACTATATAAAATAAATTGTTCTATATGTCATGGAGATAATGGAGATGGACAAGGAATTTTAGTCAAAAATGAAAAAATATTTGGGATTCCTAATTATAAAGATAGGGATCTTACTATTGGAAGCATTTATCATGTTATTACTTATGGTAAAAACAATATGAGTTCTTATGCTTCTCAATTAAATGAAAGTGATAGATGGAAATTATCAGAATATGTAATGTATCTAAAAAAAATAAATAGATGA
- a CDS encoding DUF3341 domain-containing protein produces MNKSEFNIHALYNNDDLMINSIKILIKKKITIYEVYSPFPVHGLDKILELKKTNLSFLSFLYGFFGFFMASLLTWYTMIYDWPQNIGGKPSFSWIRNLPSFIPVIFEFSIFFSAHFMCITYLIQCRLFPGSSPKNPDERTTDNMFLIEIYAKNNVEKILNLLKENGAMEVNVKRII; encoded by the coding sequence ATGAATAAATCCGAATTTAATATTCATGCATTATACAATAATGATGATTTAATGATCAATAGTATAAAAATTCTTATAAAAAAAAAGATAACTATATATGAAGTATATTCTCCATTTCCAGTTCACGGTTTAGACAAAATACTTGAATTAAAAAAAACTAATTTATCTTTTTTATCCTTTTTATATGGATTTTTTGGATTTTTTATGGCAAGTCTACTTACTTGGTATACCATGATTTATGATTGGCCACAAAATATTGGAGGAAAACCTTCTTTTTCTTGGATTAGGAATCTACCCTCTTTTATTCCTGTAATATTTGAATTTTCCATTTTTTTTTCTGCACATTTTATGTGTATCACTTATCTTATCCAATGTAGATTATTCCCTGGGTCTTCTCCAAAAAATCCAGATGAAAGAACTACTGATAATATGTTTCTAATAGAAATTTATGCAAAAAACAATGTTGAAAAAATATTGAATTTATTAAAAGAAAATGGAGCTATGGAAGTAAACGTAAAAAGAATAATTTAA
- the nrfD gene encoding NrfD/PsrC family molybdoenzyme membrane anchor subunit — MLNNRESNPIREPLIIGNKTFQNITEDILNPIEKKAGSLWWISFFISILAFFWGLGCIFYTVSTGIGVWGLNRTVNWAWDITNFVWWVGIGHAGTLISAVLLLFRQKWRLSINRSAEAMTIFAVIQAGLFPIIHMGRPWNAHWVLPIPNQFGSLWPNFNSPLLWDVFAISTYFSVSTVFWFMGLIPDFAMIRDRVKDPIQKKIYGILSFGWGGRSKDWKRFEEISLVLAGLCTPLVFSVHTIVSFDFSTSVIKGWHSTIFPPYFVAGAIFSGFAMVQTLLGVARKVLSLESYITRNHIEYMNMIILLTGGIVLLAYISEFILAWYSSNPYEKFIYFSVKAATGPFWWAFWILIICNVLIPQLLWIKSIRRSFFWSYIIAIIINIGMWFERFDIIVLNLSHDYLPSSWTGFLPSFVDVGIFIGTIGFFFVLYLLYIRVFPVISQSELKTILKSSKISTSITKK, encoded by the coding sequence ATGCTAAATAACCGTGAATCCAACCCTATACGAGAACCATTAATTATCGGAAATAAAACATTTCAAAATATTACTGAAGATATCCTGAATCCTATAGAAAAAAAAGCTGGATCATTATGGTGGATTTCTTTTTTTATTTCAATTTTAGCTTTTTTTTGGGGATTAGGATGTATTTTTTACACTGTAAGTACAGGAATAGGAGTATGGGGGTTAAATAGAACCGTTAATTGGGCTTGGGATATAACTAATTTTGTTTGGTGGGTAGGTATTGGTCATGCAGGGACTTTAATTTCCGCAGTTTTATTATTATTTCGTCAAAAATGGCGTTTATCTATTAATCGATCAGCTGAAGCTATGACAATATTTGCGGTTATACAAGCTGGATTATTCCCTATTATTCATATGGGTAGACCCTGGAATGCCCATTGGGTATTACCTATTCCTAATCAATTTGGAAGTTTATGGCCTAATTTTAATTCTCCACTTTTATGGGATGTATTTGCGATTAGTACTTATTTTTCCGTTTCTACTGTTTTTTGGTTTATGGGATTAATTCCAGATTTTGCCATGATACGAGATAGAGTAAAAGATCCTATCCAAAAAAAAATATATGGTATTCTTAGTTTCGGATGGGGAGGAAGATCCAAAGATTGGAAAAGATTTGAAGAAATTTCTTTAGTTTTAGCAGGACTTTGCACTCCATTAGTTTTTTCTGTACATACAATTGTTTCTTTTGATTTTTCAACCTCTGTAATTAAGGGATGGCATAGTACTATTTTTCCTCCTTATTTTGTTGCTGGAGCTATATTTTCTGGTTTTGCTATGGTCCAAACTTTATTAGGTGTGGCAAGAAAAGTACTCTCTCTAGAGAGTTATATTACGAGAAATCATATTGAATATATGAATATGATCATTTTATTAACAGGGGGAATAGTTCTATTAGCATATATATCCGAATTTATTTTAGCATGGTATTCTAGTAATCCCTACGAAAAATTTATTTATTTTTCTGTAAAAGCAGCAACTGGTCCATTCTGGTGGGCTTTTTGGATTTTAATAATTTGTAATGTTTTAATTCCACAATTATTATGGATAAAATCAATACGTAGAAGTTTTTTTTGGTCTTATATAATAGCTATTATCATAAATATTGGAATGTGGTTTGAAAGATTTGATATTATCGTTTTAAATCTTAGTCATGATTATCTTCCTTCATCTTGGACAGGTTTTCTTCCTTCATTTGTAGATGTCGGTATTTTTATAGGTACCATAGGTTTCTTTTTTGTCCTTTATTTGCTATACATACGTGTATTTCCAGTTATATCACAGTCGGAATTAAAAACAATACTGAAATCTTCTAAAATAAGTACCAGTATTACAAAAAAATAA